From the Haladaptatus sp. DJG-WS-42 genome, the window GCGAACGTCTTTCCCCTCGAGAGAGACCATCTCTGTTGGTGGGGCTGCTAACTCCTCGAACCGGTCGAAGCGCGCACGGGCACAGTGCAGATTCGTTCGAAACTGGGTGGGCGTCACGGGAATTTCGTCTGGGAGGCTGCTTGCCTCCAACAATTCAGGATACTGGAAAGCCAGTTTCCGTTTATCAGCAACCTCGGGCGGCGGCGACCGGTCGTCTTCTCGACGCTCGTAGTACAACTGACGCGGGCAGTAGGCGGCGATGGCGAGATCTCGGAACGTCGGCACAGCCTGCGCTGGTTCCGGAATCGGATATAAACTTCAGGGTGAGGGCAGTGCGGTCGCTAAAGTAGTCAGAAAATGAAGTTATGCGGTGCTGTGCGGTTGCGGTAGCCAGCAAGCGTTGCATCCGATCGCGAGCGAAGCGAGCGGTCGGCCTTTTTCAGGCGTGTTTTTGCGCGGAGCGGTGCGCGAAGCGCACCCGAAGCGTAAAAAGATGCGTTAGAAGGAAACGTTCGACTCCATCCCCTCAGTCGCGTCTTTGAGGCCGGTTTCGCGGGTGGATTTGGTCATTGAGGTGCTGATGGCATCAAGGATTTCTTCGAAGTCAGTCACGAAACGGTCGCTGACGCGGCGGCGTTCAGCTTGGGTTTTGATGACGCGGGTGGCGCGTCGAATCGTGGCGTCGTCGGTGTCGAGGTCGGCGGCGATGGTCGTAACGGGAGTGTCGTCTGCGAGTGCGGAGCGCAGCGCGTCGAGGTCAATATCGGCGTCGAGGTCGCTGTCGCGGACGAGATGGAGGTCCATGCGCGCGTCGAAAACCGTTGCTGGCGTCACGTCGAGCATGGTGGCGATGTCCTCGTCGGCTGCATCGTCATAGTAGGCTTCCACAAGCGTGGCGAGT encodes:
- a CDS encoding conditioned medium-induced protein 4 — translated: MDEKTESLRDLFLSVAGDTTVTEQQEASRGSLTSKTGVRKRLTAIIDKMRERYAFTTELPDAKLATLVEAYYDDAADEDIATMLDVTPATVFDARMDLHLVRDSDLDADIDLDALRSALADDTPVTTIAADLDTDDATIRRATRVIKTQAERRRVSDRFVTDFEEILDAISTSMTKSTRETGLKDATEGMESNVSF